CATGTCTCACTGCTGAAGCCGCCGTCGTAGACGACCTGCGTCGTGCCCGTCGCCCACGCGCCGATGATCCCGTAGCTCGTGCCGGTGACCCAGCCCGGGTCCGCCGTGCACCAGTACACGTCGTCGGGCCGCAGGTCGAGCACCCACTTCGCCGTGATGAACTGCTGCACGATCGAGCCGTGCACGTGCAGCGCGCCCTTCGGCTTGCCCGTCGTGCCCGACGTGTAGTGCAGCACCGACGGCGTCTCGCGCACGCCCGGGAACCACTCGAACTGCTCGACGGGCTCCGCCGCTTCGAGATTGAACGCGACCTCGCCTTCCTTGAGCTTGCTCGCGTCGTCGGCGTCGACAACGACGATCGTCTCGAGCTTCGGCAGCTCGGGCCGGATCTTGCGCACCTTGCGCACGTGCTTCATCGTCGTCAGGACAACCTTCGTCTCGGCGTCCTGGAGCCGCACGATGAGCGACTCCGGCCCGAACGCGCTGAACAGCGGTTGCGCGATCGCGCCCGTCTTGAGAATGCCGAGGAACGCGATGTACAGGTCGGGAATGCGGTCCATGAAGATGCAGACCCGGTCGCGCACCTTGACGCCCAGCCCCTGGAGGAACTTGGCGTAGACATTCGTCGCGACGCGGAGCTGATCGAACGTGTACGTTCGCTCCTTGCCCTCGGAGTTCTCCCAATAGAACGCCATCTTGTTGCCCAGGCCCTGCGCGCAGATGCGGTCGGTGCAGAACGCGCCGATGTTGAGCGGCTCGCCCTCCTTCCAGCCCAGTTCGGCCTCGGCCACCGACCAGTCGAAATCGCGCGCCCGCGCCTCATACGATCCGATGTTGCTCATGCCCTCGATGGTTCCCTCTGGATGTGCCACTAGACTTGTTCTCCATTGCCTTCCAAGACGGTAACCGCCGTCGCAAGATCGTGCGAGTGCGACAGCGAAACGAATACATTCGATACGCCCCGCGAGCGAGCGAGCGACTCGGCACGCCCCCGGAGCACGAGTTCCGGACGCCCGCGCCCATCCCGAACCACCTCGATGTCCTGCCACGAGATCCCGTCGCGTCCGCCCGTGCCCAGCGCCTTGAGGAACGCTTCCTTTGCCGCGAACCGCGCCGCGTAGCTCTCAAATCGCCGGCGCTGGCTCTCGCAGTACCTGATCTCGCCCGGCGTGAATAGCCTCTGGAGGAACTCGGATCCCGCCCGCGCGCTCTCGCGCTCGAGGCGGTCCACTTCGACGATGTCCGTACCGATTCCCTTGATCATCCCGTTGCTCTGCATGCGGTGACGCCCGCCGGCCGAGACGCCGGTTGGCCGTGATACCGCCGGTCCACGCGGCGCGCCCGGCGGCCGAAGCAGGACAGATCTCCTCCGGGAGTCCTTTCGTATACCGCCCTCCACCGCCCCTGTCAACCCCGTTTGCAGCATCGAGGCAACGGCGCTTCCGCCCGACGAGAAACAGATCGCCTGCCCTCGTGGCGTGCGGCCGCCTCCTCCACCGCCAGCAGGAGGCGCGGATACACGCAACAAACGAGGAAATTCAGGGAACGTCTGTGCTCACACAGCAGGCGACATCAACCCAGGGACCCGCCCCCCAGCAACAGGCTGCCGAAAATGATGCCGCCCCCAAGAAGCTGCACAAAGAACGGCTGCTTCGCGTCGTCCCAGTGCATAACGAGAAAAATCAGGCCGACGGCAGGAAGGATCATGACGCCCAGGCCCCAGCCGACGCCCTCTCCAAACGCAACGACAACGAACCATAGGCCCCCAATCGCGGCGACGATGCCACCGACCACGAGCAAGCCGATGACCAGTGGCGGCAGTGGCTTCTCGACCTCGTTCCCCTTGGCCCCCCTGATGTGTTCGCCGCCCTGATCCGGATGCCGGTCCTCACGCTCGCCGCCGATCACCCCGAAGTGCTGCTCGATCAGCAAACGATCCTGCCGGCTCAGGTCATAGAGCGCGACCGTGATTCTCGTCCCATCCAGGCCTTCGAATACCACTGTGTTGCCATCGAAAGCGACAGCCCGCCCACGGAACTGCGTGCCGTTTGCGTCGTACCAGGTGCGCACCTGTGTCGGTCCCGCGGCAGCCGCAATCCCGGCTGCCGCAACGAACGCAAGAATGATCACCAAGACTTTTGCCACGACTCTGCCCCCCACGACCTTCGTCATACATCCAGCGCCACGATTCCTCGTCCCGGTCCCCGGGATCTCTCGAATAGCCCGCAAGGCTGTCCCCTGAACGAGCTCAGTATAGCGCATGGCATCTCCGGCAATCAAGAGGACCCGCAACACTCATCGCCCGGCGCTTGACCGCCTCGCACGCCCTTTACATCGGCACCCCGAGAGACTACGATGATGCGACGTAGCCCCGAACGAGTGAGGATCCACGATGTTCAAGAAGGCCTATCCCTATTACCTCGCCAACAAGCCCGCGCAGCCCAATACCCGCCTCCCTGTGACCGACAAGTACACGGGCGAAGCTGTCACACGCGTCGCCCTCGCCGATCCAGCCGCCATCGATGCGGCCATTGCCGCCGCCGTTGAGGCGGCCGAGCCGGTCAGACAACTCCCGTCCTGGAGACGCCAGGCCGTCCTCGACTACTGCGTCCGCCGCTTCACTGAGCGTGCCGAGGAGCTGGCTCACACGCTCTGTATCGAGGCCGGCAAGCCGGTCAAGGATAGCCGGGGCGAGGTTGCCCGACTCATCGACACGTTCCGCATCGCATCCGAGGAATCGGTCCGCATCCTCGGCGAGGTCATTCCGCTCGACCGCACCCCGCGCGCACAGAACTACACCGGCATGTGGAAGCGCGTCCCCATCGGGCCATGCTCATTCATCTCGCCGTTCAACTTCCCGCTCAACCTCGCCGCGCACAAGGTCGCGCCCGCCATCGCCGCCGGCTGCCCGTTCGTCCTCAAGCCCGCGAGCGCTGCGCCCATCGGTGCGCTCATCATCGGCGAGGTGCTCGCCGAGTGCGACCTTCCGCCGGGCGCCTTCTCAATCCTTCCGTGCTCCCGCGAGGACGCCGACGCCTTCACCACCGACGAGCGCCTCAAGCTGCTCAGCTTCACCGGCTCGCCCGCCGTCGGCTGGGCGCTCAAATCCAGGGCCGGTAAGAAGAAGGTGATCCTCGAGCTTGGCGGTAATGCTGCCTGCATCGTTGACAGGGACGCCGATATCACCGACGCGGTCGAACGCATCATCATCGGCGCCTTCTCCCAATCCGGCCAAAGCTGCATCAGCGTCCAACGCATCATCGTCCACGAACACATCGCTGACGCCTTCCGCGACCGGCTTCTCGCCGCCGTCAAACAGCTCAAGATAGGCAATCCACGCGACGAGGACACCTTCATCGGTCCGATGATCTCCGTCGAGGAAGCCGAACGCCTCGAACGCTGGATCCGCAAGGCCCTCGACGCAGGCGCCACGCTCCTTTGCGGCGGGAGACGCGATGGGGCCATGCTCGAAGCCACGCTTCTCGAGAATGTCCCAAAGCATCTCGATCTCGTTGCGAAGGAAGCCTTCGGCCCCGTTGCCATCCTCTCGACCTTCAGC
This window of the Verrucomicrobiota bacterium genome carries:
- a CDS encoding aldehyde dehydrogenase family protein → MFKKAYPYYLANKPAQPNTRLPVTDKYTGEAVTRVALADPAAIDAAIAAAVEAAEPVRQLPSWRRQAVLDYCVRRFTERAEELAHTLCIEAGKPVKDSRGEVARLIDTFRIASEESVRILGEVIPLDRTPRAQNYTGMWKRVPIGPCSFISPFNFPLNLAAHKVAPAIAAGCPFVLKPASAAPIGALIIGEVLAECDLPPGAFSILPCSREDADAFTTDERLKLLSFTGSPAVGWALKSRAGKKKVILELGGNAACIVDRDADITDAVERIIIGAFSQSGQSCISVQRIIVHEHIADAFRDRLLAAVKQLKIGNPRDEDTFIGPMISVEEAERLERWIRKALDAGATLLCGGRRDGAMLEATLLENVPKHLDLVAKEAFGPVAILSTFSGFDAALDEVNDSAYGLQAGIFTRDLYKAHRAWDRLDVGGVLIGDVPSWRVDHMPYGGVKLSGLGREGIRWAIEEMTEPRLLVIRTP
- a CDS encoding AMP-binding protein; the protein is MSNIGSYEARARDFDWSVAEAELGWKEGEPLNIGAFCTDRICAQGLGNKMAFYWENSEGKERTYTFDQLRVATNVYAKFLQGLGVKVRDRVCIFMDRIPDLYIAFLGILKTGAIAQPLFSAFGPESLIVRLQDAETKVVLTTMKHVRKVRKIRPELPKLETIVVVDADDASKLKEGEVAFNLEAAEPVEQFEWFPGVRETPSVLHYTSGTTGKPKGALHVHGSIVQQFITAKWVLDLRPDDVYWCTADPGWVTGTSYGIIGAWATGTTQVVYDGGFSSETWYKLIEKYKVTVWYSAPTAIRLLMRDGAELARAHDLSSLRHLVSVGEPLNAEAVVWSKETYGLAFHDSYWQTETGSILISNYPGMEIKPGSMGKAFPGITATVLDLKTLEPLETAGRVGLIAIKPYWP
- a CDS encoding holo-ACP synthase, whose amino-acid sequence is MIKGIGTDIVEVDRLERESARAGSEFLQRLFTPGEIRYCESQRRRFESYAARFAAKEAFLKALGTGGRDGISWQDIEVVRDGRGRPELVLRGRAESLARSRGVSNVFVSLSHSHDLATAVTVLEGNGEQV